A genomic segment from Helicobacteraceae bacterium encodes:
- a CDS encoding glutamate synthase subunit beta: MQNFTKVERVTPKKVPALERLTNFGEIYALFDGDKASAQAERCVQCGNPYCAINGCPLHNYIPYWLKAIAEQDRRAAFRLSNENSPFPEILGRICPQDRLCEGACTLGADNFGAISIGAIETAITEGEFERGAMIDYPKVTGKKRVALIGSGPASLSAATFLARAGLSAEIFEKDDKAGGLLTFGIPNFKLDKKAVDRRFEFLTKAGVKLRLGVEAGKDIQFDDLLRDFDAVFVGVGARQPAKAKIENENAKGVINAIDFLSAAQSELFDPSKKSPYDARGKNIVVIGGGDTAMDCVRTALRLGAQNATCVYRRSEESMPGSKKEFINAKEEGGEFVFNRAPSKIVVKNGAAIGVEFEETKIADDGARGKLVVVKGSAKVILADMTIMALGFEHQNKSWLKGVNLAENGAILTDGFGRTNLKNVYAGGDAARGASLVVKAAADGKRAALSIIHTLLAA, from the coding sequence ATGCAAAACTTTACCAAAGTTGAAAGAGTAACGCCTAAAAAGGTCCCCGCCCTTGAACGGCTAACGAACTTTGGAGAGATTTACGCGCTTTTTGACGGCGATAAAGCTAGCGCGCAAGCCGAGCGTTGCGTGCAGTGCGGCAATCCGTATTGCGCGATAAACGGCTGCCCGCTTCACAACTATATCCCCTATTGGCTCAAAGCGATCGCCGAGCAGGATCGCCGCGCGGCTTTCAGGCTAAGCAACGAAAATTCGCCTTTCCCCGAAATACTAGGGCGCATTTGCCCGCAAGATCGTCTTTGCGAAGGCGCCTGTACGCTGGGCGCGGACAACTTTGGCGCGATAAGCATAGGCGCGATCGAGACTGCGATTACCGAAGGCGAATTTGAGCGAGGCGCTATGATCGACTATCCCAAAGTTACCGGCAAAAAACGGGTCGCGCTTATCGGCAGCGGTCCCGCGTCGCTCTCGGCGGCTACCTTTCTGGCGCGCGCCGGTTTGTCGGCGGAGATTTTTGAAAAAGACGACAAGGCGGGCGGTTTGTTGACGTTTGGCATTCCCAATTTTAAACTGGACAAAAAAGCGGTCGATCGCCGCTTTGAGTTTCTGACTAAAGCCGGCGTAAAACTTCGTCTAGGAGTCGAGGCGGGCAAAGACATACAATTCGACGATCTGCTCCGCGATTTCGACGCGGTGTTCGTGGGCGTAGGAGCGCGACAACCCGCTAAAGCTAAAATCGAGAACGAAAACGCTAAGGGCGTAATAAACGCGATCGATTTTCTTAGCGCGGCTCAGAGCGAGCTTTTCGATCCCTCCAAAAAAAGCCCTTACGACGCGCGCGGCAAAAATATCGTCGTAATCGGCGGCGGCGATACGGCGATGGACTGCGTCCGAACCGCGTTAAGGCTTGGCGCTCAAAACGCGACGTGCGTATATCGGCGCTCGGAGGAGAGCATGCCCGGCAGCAAGAAAGAGTTTATCAACGCCAAAGAGGAAGGCGGCGAGTTTGTTTTTAATCGCGCTCCAAGCAAAATTGTCGTTAAAAACGGCGCGGCGATCGGCGTGGAGTTTGAGGAAACCAAAATTGCCGACGACGGCGCTCGCGGCAAACTCGTCGTCGTTAAAGGAAGCGCGAAAGTAATTCTCGCCGATATGACGATAATGGCTTTGGGATTTGAACACCAGAACAAATCGTGGCTAAAGGGCGTAAATCTCGCCGAAAACGGCGCGATCTTAACGGACGGCTTCGGACGCACAAATCTTAAAAACGTCTATGCCGGCGGCGACGCGGCGCGCGGCGCGAGCTTAGTCGTCAAAGCGGCTGCGGACGGCAAAAGAGCCGCGCTTTCTATTATTCATACGCTTTTAGCCGCTTGA
- a CDS encoding inositol monophosphatase yields MEPFIAATIDAMQEIAALLRENDDDSLFYPAKEGDEGIGYGGDRSLRIDLIAEDIFIDRLSRFGRVNSEERGLFGEGADEIVIDPIDGSANLASGIPYYGAAVSLKRDGKPLHSIICNLANGDCFVKSLSDSYRRNLRSPQKKPLARNLKPLAGIFEKAYSHPKTAATLRKNGFKFRSPGALALSLAYARDVSFTLAIGRSREYDIIAGLHLCEDVYRFVSEKLIIVSADLAVFERLKSIFVEGKE; encoded by the coding sequence ATGGAACCTTTTATAGCCGCGACAATCGACGCGATGCAAGAGATCGCGGCTTTACTACGCGAAAACGACGACGACTCGCTCTTTTATCCCGCCAAAGAGGGCGACGAAGGAATCGGCTACGGAGGCGATCGGAGTTTGCGAATCGATCTGATAGCGGAGGATATTTTTATCGATCGTTTAAGCCGTTTTGGGCGCGTTAATTCGGAAGAGCGAGGTTTGTTCGGCGAGGGAGCGGACGAGATCGTAATCGATCCGATCGACGGCAGCGCCAATCTCGCCTCCGGAATCCCGTATTACGGCGCGGCGGTGTCCCTTAAACGAGACGGCAAACCGCTGCACTCCATAATATGCAATCTCGCCAACGGCGACTGCTTTGTTAAATCGCTAAGCGATAGCTACCGACGCAATTTGCGCTCGCCCCAAAAAAAGCCGCTCGCGCGAAACCTAAAGCCGCTCGCGGGGATCTTTGAAAAGGCGTATTCGCATCCGAAAACAGCCGCGACGCTTAGAAAAAACGGCTTCAAATTTAGAAGTCCGGGCGCGCTCGCGCTCTCTCTCGCCTACGCGCGCGACGTCTCTTTCACGCTGGCGATAGGGCGCTCTAGGGAATATGATATAATCGCGGGATTGCATCTATGCGAAGACGTCTATCGTTTTGTTAGTGAAAAATTGATTATCGTAAGCGCGGATCTCGCCGTTTTTGAGCGGCTAAAGTCAATTTTTGTCGAGGGCAAAGAATGA
- the accD gene encoding acetyl-CoA carboxylase, carboxyltransferase subunit beta has protein sequence MSFGDFFKRVRRERPDAKEAPVHWIKCKKCQAIMYYKEVAAKQYVCPKCGLHMRISAKDRIELLTDADSFEEFDAQLKAVDPLSFSDKKSYAQRLEEGFKKTRRRSAAIAGECAINGIPTQIVVFDFDFMGGSLGSVEGEKIVRAVNRAIAKRQGLIIVSASGGARMQESTFSLMQMAKTSASLKKLAAAKLPFISILTDPTFGGVSASFAFLGDIIIAEPGAMVGFAGARVIKQTIGSDLPEGFQSAEFLLEYGLIDMIVDRDHLKQTVADLLRFTLKR, from the coding sequence ATGAGTTTTGGCGATTTTTTTAAGCGAGTCAGACGCGAGCGACCCGACGCCAAAGAGGCGCCCGTTCATTGGATTAAGTGCAAGAAATGTCAAGCTATTATGTATTACAAAGAGGTCGCCGCCAAACAATACGTATGTCCAAAGTGCGGACTACACATGCGTATTAGCGCGAAAGATCGCATCGAGCTTTTGACCGACGCGGATAGTTTTGAGGAGTTTGACGCGCAATTAAAGGCGGTCGATCCGCTCTCGTTCAGCGACAAGAAAAGCTACGCGCAAAGACTGGAAGAGGGCTTCAAAAAAACGCGGCGGCGATCGGCGGCGATTGCGGGCGAATGCGCGATCAACGGCATACCGACGCAAATCGTGGTTTTTGACTTTGATTTTATGGGCGGATCGCTAGGTAGCGTCGAAGGCGAAAAAATCGTCCGCGCCGTCAACCGAGCGATAGCCAAACGGCAAGGATTGATAATCGTTAGCGCCAGCGGCGGCGCGCGAATGCAGGAATCGACCTTCAGCTTAATGCAAATGGCTAAAACAAGCGCTTCGCTAAAAAAACTCGCGGCGGCTAAACTGCCCTTTATTTCCATTTTGACCGATCCTACCTTTGGCGGCGTGAGCGCGAGCTTCGCGTTCTTGGGGGATATTATCATCGCGGAACCGGGGGCGATGGTGGGCTTTGCGGGCGCTAGGGTAATCAAACAAACGATCGGCTCCGATCTGCCCGAAGGGTTTCAAAGCGCCGAGTTTCTGCTGGAATACGGGCTGATCGATATGATCGTAGATCGCGATCATCTCAAACAAACCGTAGCCGATCTGCTCCGCTTCACGCTCAAACGTTGA
- a CDS encoding 23S rRNA (pseudouridine(1915)-N(3))-methyltransferase RlmH, translating into MIAIDLKYINKSDDKLFSLAQEHYVKLIKPYAKLNVAPIWSVAIEKAQKIGVAQAQEAYARAFAAQSSRYSIALSAEGKALDTAGFAALIASRPSFCFYIGGAYGLNRSFCDACDLSVSLSPLTFSQSLARVVLLEQLYRAFTIGANHPYNK; encoded by the coding sequence TTGATCGCTATCGATCTGAAATATATAAACAAGAGCGACGATAAGCTATTTTCATTAGCGCAAGAACATTATGTCAAGCTGATAAAACCGTATGCGAAGCTAAACGTCGCGCCGATATGGAGCGTTGCGATTGAAAAGGCGCAGAAGATCGGCGTCGCGCAAGCGCAAGAGGCTTACGCGCGGGCTTTCGCGGCGCAATCCTCGCGCTATTCAATCGCCCTGAGCGCGGAAGGCAAAGCGCTTGATACGGCTGGATTCGCCGCGTTAATCGCGAGTCGCCCCTCGTTTTGCTTCTATATCGGCGGCGCTTACGGGCTTAACCGCTCGTTTTGCGACGCTTGCGATCTAAGCGTTTCGCTTTCGCCGCTAACCTTCTCTCAAAGTCTTGCGCGCGTCGTTTTACTAGAGCAGCTTTATCGCGCCTTTACAATCGGCGCGAATCACCCGTATAACAAATAA
- a CDS encoding helix-turn-helix transcriptional regulator — MTHQEYKTRAFAANETLKSEYDALEPEYQVMKAALEARTTRNLTQRELARRIGTSQANISKLEQGKLNPSLAFLKKLAKACDMRLTIAVAP, encoded by the coding sequence ATGACGCACCAAGAGTATAAAACCCGCGCCTTTGCCGCGAATGAAACGCTTAAATCCGAATACGACGCGCTTGAACCCGAATATCAGGTGATGAAAGCGGCGCTCGAAGCGCGAACGACGCGCAATCTGACGCAACGCGAACTTGCGCGGCGCATTGGAACGTCGCAGGCGAATATTAGCAAGCTCGAACAGGGAAAGCTGAACCCGTCGCTTGCGTTTTTGAAAAAGCTCGCCAAAGCGTGCGATATGCGCTTGACGATCGCCGTCGCGCCCTAA
- a CDS encoding type II toxin-antitoxin system RelE/ParE family toxin, producing MYLIEYYKKANGACPVAEFLDSLAPKFAAKALRSIDLLEEKGATLREPLAKHIDGAIWELRVKFASDIARIFYFAAEARKLVLLNGFVKKTQKTSANEIERAKRYYEDYQRRKRDDAPRV from the coding sequence ATGTATTTGATCGAATACTACAAGAAAGCAAACGGCGCTTGCCCCGTCGCGGAGTTTCTGGACTCTTTAGCGCCAAAGTTCGCGGCGAAGGCTTTGCGCTCGATCGATCTGCTTGAAGAAAAGGGGGCGACGTTGCGCGAACCGCTAGCAAAGCATATCGACGGCGCAATCTGGGAGCTTCGCGTTAAATTCGCAAGCGATATAGCGCGGATTTTTTACTTTGCGGCGGAGGCGAGAAAGTTAGTTTTACTGAACGGTTTTGTCAAGAAGACGCAAAAAACGTCTGCTAATGAAATAGAGCGGGCGAAACGCTATTACGAAGATTATCAAAGGAGAAAACGAGATGACGCACCAAGAGTATAA
- a CDS encoding secondary thiamine-phosphate synthase enzyme YjbQ, whose protein sequence is MSKLEIKTRYKTEMIDITERINEEIIKSGVNASAVNIFSPHSTCGVFVCENKDPNIQRDLLKKLHDFFPSDGRYAHTGGNGDAHMKAAYMGSSVVVPVENAQMLIGPWQGVFFADFDGPRDRQAIITLL, encoded by the coding sequence GTGAGCAAATTGGAGATTAAAACCCGTTATAAAACGGAGATGATCGATATAACGGAGAGGATCAACGAAGAGATTATTAAAAGCGGCGTAAACGCTTCGGCTGTTAATATATTCTCGCCGCATAGCACGTGCGGCGTGTTTGTGTGCGAGAACAAAGACCCCAATATCCAACGCGATCTGCTGAAAAAACTTCACGATTTTTTCCCTTCGGACGGGCGTTACGCGCATACCGGAGGCAACGGCGACGCGCATATGAAAGCGGCGTATATGGGTTCTAGCGTGGTTGTTCCGGTCGAAAACGCTCAAATGCTGATCGGTCCCTGGCAGGGCGTATTTTTCGCGGATTTTGACGGACCGCGCGATCGCCAAGCGATTATAACCCTGCTCTAA